The Amycolatopsis coloradensis sequence GCGCCTGCCCTGGGCAGCGTCGGTCACCGCGTCCGCGTCGGCGGGGTGGACGACCACCGTGGTGATCCGCATCCGCCCGCGCCGGTCCTTACCGCCTTCGGCGAACAGCCGAAGTCCGGCGACCTCGGCTTCGGCCCCCGGCAGCGGGACCCTACCCAGTCGCTCGGCGAGCAGCCCGCCCACGGTCTCCACGTCGTGGTCTTCGAGGTCGATCCCGAACAGTTCGCCCAGGTCGTCGATCGAGAGCCGGGACGAGACGCGGACCGCGCCGTTTTCGAGTTCTTCGACCTCGGGACGTTCGTCGGTGTCGGATTCGTCGGTGATCTCGCCGACGATCTCCTCGAGGATGTCCTCGATGGTGAGCAGGCCGGCGGTGCCGCCGTACTCGTCGACGGCGATCGCCATGTGGTTGTGGGAGACCTGCATCTCCTTGAGCAGGTCGTCGAGCCGCTTCGAGTCCGGCACGAAGCTCGCCGGGTTCATCAGCTCCTCGACCTGGCGCTGCGAGCCGCCCTCGGCCATGTACGCGGGCATGAGGTCCTTGATGTTGACCACGCCCACCACGTCGTCGACGGAGTCGCCGATCACCGGCAGCCGGGTGAACCCGGTCCGCAGGGCCAGCGCGAGCGCCTGGCGCACGGTCTTGTCGTGCTCGATCCAGACGATCTCCGTGCGCGGCACCATGACCTCGCGCGCGACGGTGTCCCCGAGCTCGAACACCGAGTGGATCATCTCGCGTTCGGATTCCTCGACGACGCCGCGTTCCTGGGCGAGGTCGACCAGTTCACGCAGTTCGACTTCTGAGGTGAACGGGCCTTCGCGGAAGCCACGGCCGGGGGTGATGGCGTTACCGAGGACGATCAGCAGCCTGCTGAGCGGGCCGAGGATCGACCCGAGGACGCGTACCGGGCCCGCGACGACCAGGCCGATCCGGTACGGGTGCTGGCGGCCGAGGGTGCGCGGGCCGACCCCGATGAGCACGTAGCTCACCACGACCATCACGCCGGCGGCGACGACCACGGCGAGCCACAGCGGCCGGACCCAGCCGAGGACGTCGACGGTGACCAGCACGGTGGCGGTCAGCTCGCAGGTCATCCGCAGGAGCAGGATCAGGTTGATGTGACGGCGGCGTTCGGCGATGACCAGCGCGAGCTGACGCGCGCCGGGACGGCCGAGCCGGACGAGACCGTCGGCACGGGCCTTGGAGACCGTGCTGACCGCCGCGTCGGCGGCCGCGAACACCCCGGCGAGCAGGATCAGCGCGATGGCGATGATCAGCAGGGCCGCGGGACTACCCATTTCGGCGCCGCCTAGGCCGGCGGTTCGTCGGCGGGCACGGCGTCGAGGCCGGCGGTTCCGAGGAGCCTGTCGTCGGCGGAGCGCTGCGCGTCACGCTTGTTGAGCGCGGCCACGGCCGCCTGGAACTCGCCGAGGATCCGCTTCTGCAGGCCGAACATCTCGCGTTCCTCGGCCGGTTCGGCGTGGTCGTAGCCGAGCAGGTGCAGCACGCCGTGCGTGGTGAGCAGGTGCAGCTCGTCCATCAGGGAGTGACCCGCCGTCTTGGCCTGGTCCTTCGCGAACGCCGGGCACAGCACGATGTCGCCGAGCAGCGCGGGCGACGCGTCCGGCGCGTCGGGGCGGCGCGACGAGTCGAGCTCGTCCATCGGGAAGGCCATCACGTCGGTGGGACCGGGCAGGTCCATCCACCGCTCGTGCAGGTCCTCCATCACCTCGAGGGTGACGAGCAGGATGGACAGCTCGGCGAGCGGGCTGACCTCCATCTTGTCGAGCGCGAAGCGGGCGGCCGACACGATGGAGGCCTCGTCGACGTTCACGCCCGATTCATTGGCGATCTCGATGCTCATGAACGGCGTTGCCCTTTCCAGCCGTTGCCTTTGTCCTGGCTGTCCTGCAGCGCCTGCCACTTCTCGTACGCGTCGACGATGTCGCCGACGAGCTTGTGCCGCACCACGTCCTGGCTGGTGAGCTGGGCGAAGTGCAGGTCCTCGACACCTTCGAGGATGTCGCGGACCACCCGCAGGCCGCTCTTCTGGCCGGTGGGGAGGTCGACCTGCGTGACGTCGCCGGTGACGACGATCTTGGCGCCGAACCCGAGCCGGGTGAGGAACATCTTCATCTGTTCCGGCGTGGTGTTCTGCGCCTCGTCGAGGATGATGAAGGCGTCGTTGAGGGTGCGGCCGCGCATGTACGCCAGCGGCGCGATCTCGATGGTGCCCGCCTGCATCAGCCGCGGGATCGACTCGGGCTCGACCATGTCGTGCAGCGCGTCGTAGAGCGGGCGCAGGTACGGGTCGATCTTCTCGTTGAGCGTGCCCGGCAGGTAGCCGAGGCGCTCACCGGCTTCGACCGCCGGACGGGTCAGCACGATGCGCGTGACCTGCTTCGCCTGCAGTGCCTGGACGGCCTTCGCCATGGCGAGATACGTCTTGCCGGTACCGGCGGGGCCGATGCCGAAGACGATCGTGTGCTTGTCGATGGCGTCGACGTAGCGCTTCTGGTTGAGCGTCTTGGGCCGGATCGTCTTGCCGCGCCGGGAGATGATGTTCATGCTCAGCACTTCGGCCGGTGACTCGTGGTCACCGGTGGAGAGCATGCCGACGGTGCGGCGGACGGTGGCCGGGTCGACCTGCTGGCCGCGGCCGGCGATGGTCACGAGTTCGGCGAAGACACGCTCCGCGAAGGCGACGTCGGCGGGTGCGCCGGTCAGGGTGACCTCGTTGCCCCGGACGTGGACGTCGGCGGCGAGGAGTTCCTCGGCGACGCGGAGGTTCTCGTCCCTCGAGCCGAGCAGGCTGAGCGCGGCGGCGTCGGGAATGGGGAATCGGGACTGCGCCGCCTCGGTGACCGCGGCCTCGTCGGTCTTCGTCGGGATGACGTCCGCGGGAACGTCGGGTCGGGCGGCTTCACCCGGTACGGTTCCGGCCACGTGGCCTCGGGCCTACTTCCTGCGCTTACGCTGCGATTTTCAACGACAGTGACAAGTTCGATGTTACTGGTTGCGGGTGTCGGCACGCAGTCCGGTTTCCGCGGGGCGCGCGCTTCAGCGCCCGAAATGCCCCAGCTGCTCGCCGCCGAGCACGTGCGCGTGCACGTGGAAGACGGTCTGCCCGGCGTCACCGTCGGTGTTGAACACCACCCGGTAACCGGACTCGGCGATCCCCTCGATCTCCGCCACCTTGCGGGCCGTAAGCGCGACATCCGCCAGCAACTGCGGATCCGCCGCCGCCAGCTCCGCCACGTTCCGGTAGCGCTTCTTCGGCACCACGAGCACATGCACCCGGGCCTGCGGCGCTATGTCCCGGAACGCATACGTCGTCGCGTCCTCGTACACCTTGTCGGACGGGATCTCCCCCGCAATGATCCGCTCGAACAACGTCTCCGCGTCACTCATTCCCCCACCCTATCCCCACGCTGAGTACGTGCGCGGATGGCCGACACACGTGATCAGACGGACGACACGCGTGATGGAACGGACGACTCACGACCGACGCGCCTCCATCTCACCAGGCGAGGGCCGCCAGGCCCTAGGCCGGTACCGAAGACCTACGCACGCTCGTTCCCCTACGCACGCTTCGCTTTGCCGCTCCGCCCGCCAACCTCCGCCGACCGCACCGTGGGGGTCCGGGGGGCTCGGCCCCCCGGGTCAACACGCGGAACCGCGCCGCGGCAGCGAATTTCGGGGCGGAGCCTGCGAAGCCCCCGAAATGAAGATGCCGCGGCGCGGTGGAGCCTGGGGGTCGCTCCACCGCCGCCGCGGCGCCGCCGGACCGAGGGGGGAGGTGCCCGGCGGGGATTCACGCGCGCGACTGGGCTTCATCCCCAGTGGCGCGCCGAAACCGTGTGTTGCGCGTCAGTTAACGAGAGTAACGGCTGTTTGCGTGATCGCGCCATAACTCGCCGCAAATTAGTGGGGTGTTTTTTCACTTCCAGCGCTCCGTGAGAACCCCCAGCGCCCCGAGTGCCACGGCGGCGGCGGTGGAGGTGCGCAAAACGGTGGGGCCCAACCGAATGGCGGTCGCGCCGGCGTCGGTGAGGGTACTCAGTTCTTCGTCGGTGATGCCGCCTTCGGGGCCGACGACGAGGAGGATGTCGCCTTGTGCCGGGAGTTCGATCTCGGTGAGGCGGGTGGTGATGCCGGATTCGAGGACCAGCGCGCGGGAAACGGTCTGGGCGAGTTCGGCGAGTTCGCGGGTGGTGACGGGTTCGGCGACTTCGGGGACGTGGGCGCGGCGGGCTTGTTTGGCGGCGGCCCGGGCGGTGGTGCGCCAGCGGCTGAGGGCTTTGTCGCCGCGGGTTCCTTCTTCCCAGCGGGCGACGCTGCGCGCGGCGCGCCAGGGGACGATGGCGTCGGCGCCGGCTTCGGTGGCGAGTTCGACGGCGAGTTCGCCGCGGTCGCCCTTCGCGAGCGCCTGGGCGACGATGACGCGCAGGGCGGGCGGTTCCTCGATCCAGTGTTCTTCGATGGCGAGGGTGAGCGCGGCGTCGCGGCCCGCCTGGACGGCTTCGACGACGCAGCGTGCCATGCCGCCTTCACCGTCTGAGAGCACGAGACGTTCGCCGACGCGCAGGCGGCGGACGGTGGCGGCGTGCCGGGCTTCCTCACCGTCGAGCGTGGTGCGCCCGGAGCCGGGCAGCGCGGCGGTGAGGAAGACCGGGAGTGTCGTCTCCGGCACGGGTTACCGGTGGTTCTTGGTGCGCAGCTTGGAGAACAGCCCGCCGGGCTTGGAGCCGTTCGAGGCGAGCGAAGGGACGTCTTCGCCGCGTTGCTGGGCGAGTTCGACGAGGAGGTCGCGCTGGGCGTCGTCGAGTTTGGTCGGCACCACGACGTCGATGTGGACGTGCAGGTCACCGCGGCCGTCGACGCGGCCGGAGGACCGCAGCCGCGGCATGCCCTTGGCGGTGAGCACGAGTTCGGTGGCGGGCTGGGTACCCGGCTCGATGTCGAGTTCGTAGTCGCCGTCGATGAGCGTCTCGATGGGCACCGTGGCGCCGAGGGCGGCGGTGGTCATCGGGATGCGGAAGTTGCAGTGCAGGTCGTTGCCCTGCCGGACGAACACCTCGTGGGGGGCCTCGTCGATCTCGACGTACAGGTCGCCGGCGGGGCCGCCACCGGGGCCGACCTCGCCCTGGCCGGAGAGGCGGATGCGCATGCCGTCGCCGACGCCCGGCGGGATCTTGGCGGTGACGTTGCGGCGGGCGCGGACCCGGCCGTCGCCGCCGCACTGGCGGCAAGGGTCGGGGATGACCTCGCCGAAGCCTCGGCAGACCGGGCACGGACGGGCCGTGACGACCTGGCCGAGGAAGGACCGCTGCACGGACTGGACCTCGCCCGCGCCGCCGCAGGTGTCGCACGTCTTGGTGCCGGTGCCTTCGGCGGCGCCGGCGCCGCGGCACAGGTCGCAGACGATGGCGGTGTCGACGGTGATCTCGCGGTCGACGCCGGTGGCGCATTCCTCGAGGGTGAGGCCGAGGCGGATGAGCGCGTCGGAACCGGGCTGCACGCGGCTGCGCGGGCCACGGCCGCGGCCGCCGCCACCTCCGGCGGCGCCGAAGAAGGCGTCCATGATGTCGCCGAGGCCGCCGAACCCCGAGAACGGGTCTCCGCCGCCGCGGGCGCCGCCGTCCATCGGGTCGCCGCCGAGGTCGACGACCTTGCGCTTCTGCGGATCGGACAGCACCTCGTACGCGGTGGTCACCTCGCCGAAGCGGTGCTGAGCGTCTTCCGACGGGTTGACGTCGGGGTGCAGTTCACGGGCCAGTTTGCGGTACGCGCGCTTGATCTCCTGATCCGTCGCGTTCTTCGCAACCCCGAGAATGCCGTAATAGTCCCTCGCCACCGTCTTCGCCTTCTCCTTCTGACTTCGACCTCAACGCCGCGTTCAGCGGCCGGAGAGGATCTGCCCCACGTAGTTCGCCACCGCGCGCACCGCGGCGATGGTGTTCGGGTAGTCCATCCTGGTCGGCCCGACGACGCCCATCCCGCCGAGCAGCATGTCGTCCATTCCGTAGCCGATGGACACCACCGAGGTGCTGCGCATCTGCTCGTCCTCATTTTCCTCACCGATGCGCACACTGATCGCACCGGGGTTGCGGGCGGCCGCCAGCAGCTTGAGCACGATGACCTGCTCCTCGAGCGCCTCCAGCACCTGCCGCAGCGATCCGGGGAAGTCCGAAACGTTGCGGGTGAGGTTGGCCGTGCCGCCGAGCACCAGCCGCTCTTCGGGGTGTTCGACCAGCGATTCCACCAGCACGGTACAGACGCGGGTGAGGCTGTCGCGCAGTTCACCCGGCGACTTCTCCGGCAGTTCGGCGACCGCCGCCGCGGCCTCGGAGAGACGGCGGCCCGCCAGCGCCCCGTTGAGCACCGTGCGCAGCCTGGCGACGTTCTCCTCGGTGATGACGTCCCCGAGGTCGACGGTGCGCTGGTCGACGCGGCCGGAATCGGTGATCAGCACCAGCATCAGCCGCGCGGGGGTGAGCGGCACCACTTCGAGGTGGCGGACGGCGGAGTTGGTCATCATCGGGTACTGGATGACCGCGACCTGCCTGGTCAGCTGCGCGAGCAGGCGGACGGAGCGGCGCAGGACGTCGTCGACGTCGGTGCCGCTGTCGAGGAAGGCCGTGATGGCCCGGCGTTCGGCCGCGCTGAGCGGTTTGACCTCGGCGATCCGGTCGACGAACAGGCGGTATCCCTTGTCGGTGGGGATCCGGCCCGCACTGGTGTGGGGCTGTGTGATGTAGCCCTCTTCCTCCAGCGCCGCCATGTCGTTGCGCACCGTGGCGCTGGACACCCCGAGGTTGTGTCTGTCGACGATCGCCTTGGACCCGACGGGCTCCTGGTTGGAGACGTAATCGGCGACGATCGCGCGCAGCACTTCGAATCGGCGTTCTTCCGCGTTGGCCACCCGCACCTCCCTCGGCTCGTCCTCACAACGAGTTTACGGAAGGCGAAGTGCCCGGGGAGCCACCGGACTTCTTTGGGGCCGTCAACCGCGACCGCGAAGGGAGCGCCGCCGCGGCTCCACGGGCCTTCGGATCACTTTCACCGACCCCCACCAGGCGAAACCCGTGACGCGGAGCACCGGCGCGCCCGTCGTCGGCCGCCGCCGCCCCGTCCCGCGGCCGGTGCCGAATCCGCCCATCAGGCCGATGCCCCGGACGTCGAGGGCGAAGTCCTCGGGAACGACGATCTTGACGCCGCCCATGACCGCCACCGCCCTGATCGTGCAAGGTCCGCCGTCGATCCGGGCCCGCCGCAGATCGAGGCGCACGCTGCCCCAGAACGCGCGGCTGACATGGTTCGGCGGCAGTGGCCCGGCGAACCGCCGCGTGGTGGCGGACATGACGGCGAACGAGCGCCGTCCGCCTTGCTCCTCGTCGCCGGCGTGGGTCAGGGCGAGCGTGCCGCCGGGGGACAGATCCGCGACGACGGGTTCGAATTCCGCGAAGGTCTTGGCCGCGTAGACGGCGGCCAGCCTCGTTTCCAGTTCACCGGCGGTGATCCGTCCCGCGCCCATGGCTTCGCACAGCAGTCGCGCGACGTTTTCGCGATCGGAATCGGCCACCCGCATCGCCGACCGCTTCGATTCTGACATGACGGCGATGCTAACCGGAATCGGCGATCGCTCCGGCCATTCCCCGGCGGCCGGACGGAAAGCCATGACCACCATGAGCGAATTCGGTTTCTCCACACTGACCGTAATGACAAACCATTTTCGCCTCATCGTCCGCCTGACAATCGCGGACGCGGACAGCCGTACCGACGCGACAATTTGACGACCGGCGATTGACTGCGCGGGCACGGAAGGGCTTACATCTAGGCATTTCTTCCACCGGCCGCACTTTCCGACCCAGCGTGGAGCGCAGTAATGACTTCTCCCTTTCGCCATACCCTCATCGCCATCTTGACCGCGACCCTGGTCGCGGCAGGCACGGCGGCGACCTCGGCGGTCGCGAGCGCGGACACGAATTCGGTGTACACCTCCTCTTCGCCACTTCCCGCCGGCGAGAACGGTGACGTGGTCAAGTCGCAGCCCTCGACCTACAACGGCGCGAAGGCGACCCGGATCCAATATCTGTCGCGGGACAACAAGAACAAGCAAGTCGCGGTGAGCGGCACCGTTCTGGTACCGGACAAGCCGTGGAACGGTCCCGGCGAACGGCCGATCGTGGCCTACGCGCCCTTCACCTTCGGCATGGGGCCGGACTGCGCTCCCTCGAAAACCCTCGCGGGTGAGGGGGCCTCGGACCTGATCTCCGGTTTCCAAGGCGGTTTCGTCAACGCGTTGCTGGGCGCCGGGTTCGCCGTGGCGCAGACCGACTACATCGGACCGTGGGTGGAGGGCGGTGGCGACCACCCGTACGTCGTCCGGTTGTCCGAGGCGCACACCGTGCTCGACGTCATCCGCGCCGCGCAGCGGCTGCCGGGAACGGGCCTGTCCGCCAAGGGCCCGGTGGGCATCGCCGGCTACTCCGAGGGCGGCAGTGCCGCCGCGGCCGCCGCCGAACTGGCCGCCACCTACGCGCCCGAGCTGGACATCAAAGGCGTCTACTCCGGCGCACCGCCCGCGGACAAGGCCGTGCTGTCGAAGTCGCTCGACGGCGGGATGTACGCCGGGTTCCTCGGTTACGCCCTGATCGGTCTCAACCAGGCCTACCCCGAGGCCAGGTTGATGGACCTGGCCAACCAGGCCGGTGCCGAGCTGTTCCTGCGGGCCCGGCAGACCTGCACCATGAACGCGGTCCTCCAGTTCATGTACAAGCAGTCCAGCTCGCTGACCAAGGACGGCAAGCCGGTGTCCGCCTACCTGACCCAGCCGCCGTTCGACGCGATCGTGGCGGAGAACCGGATCGGCACGATCAAGCCCGCCATGCCGGTCATGGTCGAACACAGCCCGCTGGACGACGTCATCCCGGCCGCCGTCGGCAAGCAGATGGCGAAGGACTGGTGCGGCAAGGGCGCCAACGTCCAGTGGAAGGACTTGACGACCTTCACTCCGTTCTTGTCCCACGCGCTGGGTATGACGACCGCGTCCGGCGACGCCACCGAGTGGCTGAAGGGCGCGTTCACCGGGCAAGCCGGCAACGGCAACTGCGGCCGATTCTGACGCGCGGCGCGACCCACCCGAGCGGCCTCGCGAGTGACCCCGGTCCGTCCTCGTGAGTGGCTAGGACGGTTAGAACCGTCTCCTAGCCACTCACGAGACCCGAGCGTCAGCTGTTGCGCGGGAAGCCGAGGTTCACCCCGCCCTGCGAGGGGTCCGGCCACCGCGACGTGACGACCTTCGTCCGCGTGAAGAAGTGGAACCCCTCCGGCCCGTACGCGTGACTGTCGCCGAACAGCGAGTCCTTCCACCCGCCGAACGAGTAGTAGCCGACCGGCACCGGGATCGGCACGTTCACGCCGACCATCCCGACCTCGACCTCGTTCTGGAACCGCCGCGCGGCCCGTCCGTCGTTGGTGAAGATCGCGGTGCCGTTGCCGTAGGGGTTGCCGTTGATCAGCTCCAGCGCCGCGTCGTAGCCCTCGGCCCGCGCGACCGCCAGCACCGGCCCGAAGATCTCGTCGGTGTAGATCGACATCTCCGGCGTGACGTGGTCGAACAGCGTCGGGCCGAGCCAGAAGCCGCCGTCCTCGCCGTCGACCTCGACGCCGCGGCCGTCGACGACGAGCCGGGCGCCCGCGTCGACCCCCGCCCCGACATAGGACTCGACGCGTTCGTGGTGGGCGGCGGTGACGAGCGGCCCCATCTCCGAGGTGGGCCGCGTGCCGTCGCCGACGCGGAGCCGCTTGATCCGCTCGGCGATCTTCGCGACCAGTTCGTCGCCGACCGGGTCGACCGCGACCACGACCGACACCGCCATGCACCGCTCCCCCGCCGAGCCGAAGCCCGCCGAGACGGCCGCGTCGGCGGCGAGGTCGAGGTCCGCGTCCGGGAGCACGACCATGTGGTTCTTCGCGCCGCCGAGCGCCTGCACGCGTTTCCCGTGCCTGGTCCCGGTTTCATAGACGTACTTCGCGATCGGCGTCGACCCGACGAACGAGATCGCCTTGACATCGCGGTGTTCCAGCAACCCGTCGACGGCCACCTTGTCGCCGTGCAGGACGTTGAGCACGCCGTCGGGCAGGCCCGCCTCGGCGAACAGTTCCGCGATGAAGACGGCCGCGGACGGGTCCTTCTCGCTCGGCTTGAGCACGACGGTGTTGCCGCAGGCGAGCGCGTTCGGCACGAACCACAGCGGGACCATCGCCGGGAAGTTGAACGGCGAGATCACGCCGACCACGCCCAGCGGCTGCGAGATCGAGTAGACGTCGACACCGGTGGAGGCGTTCTCGCTGAACCCGCCCTTGAGCAGCTGCGCGGCACCGCAGGCGTACTCGACGTTCTCGATCGCGCGCGCGACTTCGCCCGCCGCGTCGGATTCGACCTTGCCGTGCTCGCTCGTGACGATCTTCGCCAGCTCGTGGCGCCGCGCCGAAAGCAGCTCACGGAAGGCGAACAGCACTCGCGTCCGCCCGGCCAGCGACGTCCCGCGCCAGCCCGGCAGCGCCCGGGAGGCGGCCGCGACGGCGGCGTCGACGTCGTCCCGCGCGGCGAAGGCGACCTTCGCCCGCACCTGGCCGGTGGCCGGATCGAACACGTCCCCGGATCGTTCGCTCACGCCTTCGCACGGTTTGCCGTCTATCCAGTGGGTGATGCGGTCGGTCACGGGTTCCGCCCTCCTGATCGCCGGGTGCCTGCTCCCGGTCGAGTCTGGGCGCGCGCGCCACACCGACGCCATCGGCAACGTGTACGGACTCCCGGTCCCGGCCGTACAGTCTGTCTCCAGCGTTGCCGAACCGAGTGGGAGGCCGATGTACCCGACCGTCGCCGAGGTGCTCGCGCTGCCGGTGCTGCGTCAGGGCAGGCCCCATGTGGTGGCGGGGGCGGCGGGGCTGGACGCGCCGGTCCGCTGGGCGCACGTCGCCGAGGTCGCGGACATCGCCCCGTTGCTGCGCGGCGGGGAACTCGTGCTCACCACCGGGGTCGCGCTGCCCGACGACGGCGCCGCGCTCGCCCGGTACGTCGCCGATCTGGCCGGTGTCGGAGTGGCGGGGATCGTCGTCGAACTCGTCCGGCATTGGAGCGAGAAGCTGCCGCCCGCGCTGGTCGACGCCGCGGACCGGCACGGTGTCCCGCTGATCACCCTTTCGCGCGAGACGCGCTTCGTGTCGGTCACGGAGGCGGTGAACGGGCTGATCGTCGACGCCCAGGTCGACGAACTCCGCGCGGCGGAGCGGGTCCACGAGACCTTCACCGCGCTGACGGTCGCCGGTGCCGAGCCGGGAGACATCCTGCGCGAGGTCGCGAGGCTCACCGAACATCCGGTCGTGCTGGAGACGCTGTCGCACGAGGTCCTCGCCTACGACACGGCGGGGACCGACCCCGGTGAACTGCTGCCCGGCTGGCCGTCCCGGTCGCGGCCGGTGCAGGTCGGCGAGCGGACCGGTTACCACCCGGGCGCGGGCTGGCTGATCACCGTGGTCGGCGCGCGCGGGCACGACTGGGGGCGGCTGGTCGTCGTCTGCGGGGATCCGCCCCCGCACCGGCACGTCGTGGTCGCCGAACGCGCCGCGTCCGCGCTCGCGGTCCACCGGCTGGTCGCCAAGGACACCGACTCCCTCGAACGCCAGGCGCACCGCGCGATCCTGACCGAACTGCTGGCCAACCCGGTGCCGCCCGCCGAACTGACCGCGCGGGCCTCGGCGCTGGGTGTCCCGCTGACGGGACGGCTGCTCGTCGGGGTCTCCGTGCGGCCGCGGATCACCGTGACCACCAAGGCCGCGCAGTCCACCCCGGTGCTGCTGCGGGAGCTCGCCGAGGCGACCGTGCTCGCCGCCCGGCACGCCAAGGTGTCCGCGCTGGTGGCCACCGACGACACCCAGGTGCGCGCGCTGATCGCGCTGTCGCCGGAGGCCGGGGTCGACGCGGTACTGAGACGGCTGGCGAACGACGTCCACGAGGCCCGCGCCGGAGCGCCCGCCGTGGTCGCGGTCGGGACCACGGGCGGCGGGCCCGCCGACGCGCGCCGGACGCTCGTCGAAGCCGCGCAGGTGGCCGCCGCGGCGCTCGCGGAAAACGTCGAACGGGTGGTCCACCGGCTCGACGACGTCCGGTTGCGCGGACTGCTGCATCTGCTGGCGGGCGACGAACGGATCACCGCGTTCGCCGCGCGGGAGCTCGGCCCGCTGCTGAGCCGGGACGCCGCACAGGGCAGCAGACTCGTCCAG is a genomic window containing:
- a CDS encoding CoA-acylating methylmalonate-semialdehyde dehydrogenase; protein product: MTDRITHWIDGKPCEGVSERSGDVFDPATGQVRAKVAFAARDDVDAAVAAASRALPGWRGTSLAGRTRVLFAFRELLSARRHELAKIVTSEHGKVESDAAGEVARAIENVEYACGAAQLLKGGFSENASTGVDVYSISQPLGVVGVISPFNFPAMVPLWFVPNALACGNTVVLKPSEKDPSAAVFIAELFAEAGLPDGVLNVLHGDKVAVDGLLEHRDVKAISFVGSTPIAKYVYETGTRHGKRVQALGGAKNHMVVLPDADLDLAADAAVSAGFGSAGERCMAVSVVVAVDPVGDELVAKIAERIKRLRVGDGTRPTSEMGPLVTAAHHERVESYVGAGVDAGARLVVDGRGVEVDGEDGGFWLGPTLFDHVTPEMSIYTDEIFGPVLAVARAEGYDAALELINGNPYGNGTAIFTNDGRAARRFQNEVEVGMVGVNVPIPVPVGYYSFGGWKDSLFGDSHAYGPEGFHFFTRTKVVTSRWPDPSQGGVNLGFPRNS
- a CDS encoding PucR family transcriptional regulator, which encodes MYPTVAEVLALPVLRQGRPHVVAGAAGLDAPVRWAHVAEVADIAPLLRGGELVLTTGVALPDDGAALARYVADLAGVGVAGIVVELVRHWSEKLPPALVDAADRHGVPLITLSRETRFVSVTEAVNGLIVDAQVDELRAAERVHETFTALTVAGAEPGDILREVARLTEHPVVLETLSHEVLAYDTAGTDPGELLPGWPSRSRPVQVGERTGYHPGAGWLITVVGARGHDWGRLVVVCGDPPPHRHVVVAERAASALAVHRLVAKDTDSLERQAHRAILTELLANPVPPAELTARASALGVPLTGRLLVGVSVRPRITVTTKAAQSTPVLLRELAEATVLAARHAKVSALVATDDTQVRALIALSPEAGVDAVLRRLANDVHEARAGAPAVVAVGTTGGGPADARRTLVEAAQVAAAALAENVERVVHRLDDVRLRGLLHLLAGDERITAFAARELGPLLSRDAAQGSRLVQALRHYCEHGGNKSAAAAAAHTSRTAYYQQLARIEQVLGVRLEDPESMLSLYVALLAHDIRKADDHTSE